A region of Dioscorea cayenensis subsp. rotundata cultivar TDr96_F1 chromosome 5, TDr96_F1_v2_PseudoChromosome.rev07_lg8_w22 25.fasta, whole genome shotgun sequence DNA encodes the following proteins:
- the LOC120260299 gene encoding LOW QUALITY PROTEIN: exopolygalacturonase-like (The sequence of the model RefSeq protein was modified relative to this genomic sequence to represent the inferred CDS: deleted 1 base in 1 codon), with protein sequence MEMKKLLSIFFLLSTILCLFTGNASAGGVFNVLSYGAKADGKTENSKAFLDTWKAACNATGYAKFVVPGGTYLLGPVRFTGPCRNVRTMAVQVQGLLKATTNLKSYPSDTWVLFGWVDNLILTGGGTFDGQGALAWPFNECPKKKHCKILPTNIKFVNTNNTVVNGITSLNSKMFHMAVLHCNNFQARNLKIIAPANSPNTDGIHIERNSGVSITQSHIGTGDDCVSIGQSNSDVFLANIKCGPGHGISIGSLGRYKNEGDVRNLVVKDCTLTGTDNGVRIKSWENSPSVSNVVNMTFDNIIMNRVENPIIIDQTYCPYHKCDTSAPSRVRIRDVSFKNIRGTSMSPVAVLLDCSRGVPCQNVKMQDVNLRYVGGQAGVQVSSATCNNVKAAYSGKQVPPPCQ encoded by the exons ATGGAAATGAAGAAGCTCTTGTCcatcttcttccttctttccaCAATCTTATGCCTTTTCACTGGCAATGCTAGTGCTGGAGGTGTCTTCAATGTGCTTTCTTATGGTGCCAAAGCAGATGGCAAAACTGAAAACTCAAAG GCATTCCTTGATACATGGAAGGCGGCTTGCAATGCTACCGGTTATGCTAAGTTTGTTGTTCCTGGCGGGACGTACCTCCTTGGTCCGGTGAGGTTCACTGGCCCTTGCAGGAATGTCCGGACCATGGCAGTGCAAGtacag GGGTTATTGAAGGCAACTACAAATTTGAAAAGTTATCCAAGTGATACTTGGGTGCTGTTTGGATGGGTTGATAATCTCATTCTCACTGGTGGTGGTACCTTTGATGGTCAGGGTGCCTTAGCTTGGCCCTTCAACGAGTGTCCTAAGAAGAAGCACTGCAAAATCCTCCCCACT AATATAAAGTTTGTGAATACAAACAATACGGTGGTGAATGGGATAACATCATTAAACAGCAAGATGTTCCATATGGCTGTGCTGCATTGCAACAACTTCCAAGCCCGGAACTTGAAGATCATAGCTCCGGCCAACAGCCCCAACACTGACGGCATCCACATCGAACGTAACTCTGGTGTTTCCATAACTCAATCTCATATCGGTACAGGCGATGACTGTGTATCCATTGGCCAAAGTAACTCTGATGTTTTCCTCGCCAACATC AAGTGCGGTCCTGGCCATGGCATCAG taTTGGAAGTTTGGGAAGGTATAAGAATGAAGGAGATGTGAGAAATCTTGTTGTGAAGGATTGCACACTGACAGGCACTGATAATGGAGTGAGAATTAAGTCATGGGAGAATTCTCCAAGCGTGAGCAATGTTGTTAACATGACATTTGACAATATAATCATGAACAGAGTTGAAAATCCAATCATCATCGATCAAACATACTGTCCTTACCACAAGTGCGACACTTCg GCTCCATCAAGGGTGAGGATTCGTGATGTGAGCTTCAAGAACATCAGAGGAACATCAATGTCACCGGTGGCGGTGTTGCTTGATTGTAGCAGAGGAGTGCCGTGCCAAAATGTTAAAATGCAAGATGTTAACTTGAGGTATGTTGGTGGACAGGCAGGCGTTCAAGTTTCCAGTGCCACTTGCAACAACGTAAAGGCTGCGTATTCTGGCAAACAAGTCCCACCACCGTGTCAATAG
- the LOC120261364 gene encoding damage-control phosphatase At2g17340-like, with the protein MESSSPSVPFPLLQTPIESKYRACTIPYRFPEDNPRKATPIEIQWIDLFLNSVPSFRQRAETDSSVVDAPEKAEKFAQRYTAILEDMKKNPESHGGPPDCILLCRLREQILRELGFKDIFKKVKDEENAKAISLFESVVKLNDAIEDDSKRVENLVRGILAGNIFDLGSAQLAEVFARDGMSFLASCQNLVSRPWVIDDLDAFKVKWSKKSWKKAVIFVDNSGADIILGILPFARELLRRGTQVILAANDFPSINDVTYPELIEIIAKLKDENGQLVGVDVSGLLIANSGNDLPVIDLSSVSPELAYLASDADLVMLEGMGRAIETNLYAQLKCDSMKIGMVKHPEVAQFLGGRLYDCVFKYNEVLNY; encoded by the exons ATGGAGAGCTCGTCGCCATCGGTACCCTTCCCGCTGCTCCAGACCCCGATTGAATCCAAGTACAGGGCCTGCACCATCCCCTACCGCTTTCCCGAGGACAATCCCCGGAAGGCCACTCCTATCGAGATCCAGTGGATCGATCTCTTCCTCAACTCCGTCCCTTCCTTCAG GCAAAGAGCTGAAACTGATTCTTCAGTTGTGGATGCACCTGAGAAAGCAGAGAAGTTTGCTCAAAG GTACACTGCAATTCTTGAAGATATGAAGAAAAATCCTGAGAGCCATGGTGGACCACCGGATTGTATC CTCTTATGTAGACTTCGTGAACAAATTCTAAGAGAATTAGGATTTAAAGACATATTCAAGAAGGTTAAA GATGAGGAGAATGCAAAAGCTATATCTCTCTTTGAAAGTGTAGTCAAGCTTAATGATGCTATTGAAGATGATAGCAAGAGGGTAGAAAACTTGGTCAGGGGAATATTGGCTGGAAACATTTTTGATTTGGGATCTGCTCAG CTTGCAGAAGTTTTTGCAAGGGATGGCATGTCCTTTTTGGCCAGTTGTCAGAATCTTGTATCACGACCTTGGGTCATTGATGACTTGGATGCTTTCAAAGTAAAGTGGAGTAAGAAGTCCTGGAAGAAG GCAGTTATCTTTGTTGATAATTCGGGTGCGGATATCATATTGGGAATTTTGCCATTTGCAAGAGAGCTACTTCGGCGGGGCACACAG GTTATTCTTGCTGCAAATGACTTCCCTTCTATCAATGATGTAACATATCCTGAACTGATTGAGATTATTGCAAAG CTTAAGGATGAGAATGGGCAGCTTGTTGGTGTTGATGTATCCGGACTTCTGATTGCCAATTCGGGCAATGATTTGCCG GTTATTGATCTCTCAAGCGTGTCACCTGAGCTAGCATACCTGGCTAGTGATGCAGATCTCGTGATGTTAGAGGGAATG GGAAGGGCTATAGAGACAAACCTTTATGCTCAGTTGAAATGCGATTCAATGAAGATTGGAATG GTCAAGCATCCAGAAGTTGCTCAGTTCTTGGGAGGAAGGCTATATGATTGTGTTTTCAAGTACAATGAGGTCTTGAACTATTGA
- the LOC120261363 gene encoding plant intracellular Ras-group-related LRR protein 4-like isoform X1: MGFVSQSLDEIVDEIMRTLRSLPPRPGGEDVEAAMELVRNVDREEQSRIDAIARQRKSFEVPDDLFFVLQEMQRSLVFSQCKDQKREALKLLDLENVHQLFDELIQRASKCIPIPTAVVASAASTAPPSTGSNGSSTTSLSTASSSPATASSSKTGCDSSSTFSSSAFYSEGDGGKIIRHASRDDSFLKSTHSDGMNLQLNSSAFKPVPASVGEVTEKLSLIKLASLIEVSSRKGSRDLSLQNKLMDQIDWLPDSIGKLSGLITLDLSENRILILPRTIGTLSSLTKLDLCSNRLAELPDSCGDLISLQCLGVRGNQLTTLPASFGRLTNLVELDLSSNRLSILSDAIGNLSSLRKLIVEANDLEELPYTIGNCTSLVELRVDYNRLKALPEAIGRLGSLEILSIRYNNIKGFPTSMASMLKLKELDASFNELELIPESLCLATNLVKLNIGNNFADLQSLPRAIGNLEMLEELDISNNQIQVLPDSFGMLTHLHVLYAEENPLEVPPRHIVGMGAEAVVHYMGEFVAKRDLKTQSVKTAKTWAPCCFSSRPTRKKHDILDHLKA, translated from the exons ATGGGATTCGTTTCGCAGTCTCTGGACGAGATCGTCGACGAGATCATGCGAACGCTCCGGTCACTCCCTCCGAGGCCCGGCGGTGAAGATGTTGAGGCCGCAATGGAGCTTGTGCGCAATGTGGACAGAGAGGAGCAGTCACGGATCGACGCCATTGCAAGGCAGAGAAAGTCCTTCGAAGTCCCCGACGACCTCTTCTTTGTGCTTCAGGAGATGCAGCGGAGCTTGGTCTTCTCACAGTGCAAGGATCAGAAGAGGGAAGCTCTCAAGTTGCTTGATCTTGAGAATGTCCATCAGttgtttgatgaattgattCAGAGAGCCTCCAAGTGTATTCCTATACCTACCGCTGTCGTTGCTTCTGCTGCTAGTACTGCTCCTCCTTCTACTGGGTCTAATGGTAGCTCAACTACATCACTGTCTACTGCCTCTTCTTCACCGGCCACTGCTTCTAGTTCAAAGACGGGCTGTGATTCATCCAGCACTTTTTCATCATCAGCATTCTACTCGGAGGGCGATGGTGGGAAGATCATAAGACATGCTTCTCGGGATGATAGTTTCTTGAAGAGTACCCATAGTGATGGAATGAACCTCCAATTGAATAGTTCTGCATTCAAGCCTGTCCCTGCTTCTG TAGGAGAAGTCACTGAGAAATTGagtttaataaaattagctagCTTGATTGAGGTTTCTTCAAGGAAAGGCTCCAGGGACCTCAGCCTTCAGAACAAGCTGATGGATCAGATAGACTGGTTACCTGACTCAATAGGAAAGCTTTCTGGCCTTATTACTCTTGACCTGTCGGAAAACCGGATACTCATCTTGCCTAGGACAATTGGTACACTTTCTTCTCTAACAAAACTGGATCTTTGCTCGAATCGGCTTGCTGAACTTCCCGATTCTTGTGGAGATCTTATCAGTCTGCAGTGTTTAGGAGTACGGGGGAATCAGTTGACCACATTGCCCGCAAGTTTTGGCAGATTGACAAATTTGGTAGAGCTTGACTTGAGCTCCAACAGGCTTTCCATCCTCTCAGATGCAATTGGTAATCTGAGTTCTTTGAGGAAGTTAATTGTTGAGGCAAACGATTTAGAGGAACTTCCCTATACTATTGGCAATTGTACTTCTCTTGTGGAGCTCCGAGTTGATTATAACCGCCTAAAAGCCCTTCCTGAAGCTATCGGAAGGCTCGGGTCTTTAGAGATTCTCTCCATTCGCTATAACAATATTAAAGGATTCCCTACCTCCATGGCATCTATGCTGAAACTGAAGGAGCTTGATGCTAGTTTTAATGAGCTTGAGTTGATACCTGAGAGCTTGTGTCTAGCTACAAACCTTGTCAAATTGAATATTGGGAATAATTTTGCTGATCTACAATCATTGCCGCGTGCCATTGGTAATCTTGAAATGCTGGAAGAGTTGGATATAAGCAACAATCAGATACAGGTCCTTCCAGACTCATTTGGTATGCTTACACATCTCCATGTGCTTTATGCTGAAGAAAACCCATTAGAAGTGCCTCCGAGGCATATAGTCGGAATGGGTGCAGAG GCTGTAGTGCACTACATGGGTGAGTTTGTCGCAAAGAGGGACCTCAAGACTCAATCAGTAAAGACTGCAAAGACTTGGGCTCCATGTTGCTTTTCCTCCAGGCCTACGAGAAAGAAGCATGATATTCTAGACCATTTAAAAGCTTGA
- the LOC120261363 gene encoding plant intracellular Ras-group-related LRR protein 4-like isoform X3, with protein MGFVSQSLDEIVDEIMRTLRSLPPRPGGEDVEAAMELVRNVDREEQSRIDAIARQRKSFEVPDDLFFVLQEMQRSLVFSQCKDQKREALKLLDLENVHQLFDELIQRASKCIPIPTAVVASAASTAPPSTGSNGSSTTSLSTASSSPATASSSKTGCDSSSTFSSSAFYSEGDGGKIIRHASRDDSFLKSTHSDGMNLQLNSSAFKPVPASASLIEVSSRKGSRDLSLQNKLMDQIDWLPDSIGKLSGLITLDLSENRILILPRTIGTLSSLTKLDLCSNRLAELPDSCGDLISLQCLGVRGNQLTTLPASFGRLTNLVELDLSSNRLSILSDAIGNLSSLRKLIVEANDLEELPYTIGNCTSLVELRVDYNRLKALPEAIGRLGSLEILSIRYNNIKGFPTSMASMLKLKELDASFNELELIPESLCLATNLVKLNIGNNFADLQSLPRAIGNLEMLEELDISNNQIQVLPDSFGMLTHLHVLYAEENPLEVPPRHIVGMGAEAVVHYMGEFVAKRDLKTQSVKTAKTWAPCCFSSRPTRKKHDILDHLKA; from the exons ATGGGATTCGTTTCGCAGTCTCTGGACGAGATCGTCGACGAGATCATGCGAACGCTCCGGTCACTCCCTCCGAGGCCCGGCGGTGAAGATGTTGAGGCCGCAATGGAGCTTGTGCGCAATGTGGACAGAGAGGAGCAGTCACGGATCGACGCCATTGCAAGGCAGAGAAAGTCCTTCGAAGTCCCCGACGACCTCTTCTTTGTGCTTCAGGAGATGCAGCGGAGCTTGGTCTTCTCACAGTGCAAGGATCAGAAGAGGGAAGCTCTCAAGTTGCTTGATCTTGAGAATGTCCATCAGttgtttgatgaattgattCAGAGAGCCTCCAAGTGTATTCCTATACCTACCGCTGTCGTTGCTTCTGCTGCTAGTACTGCTCCTCCTTCTACTGGGTCTAATGGTAGCTCAACTACATCACTGTCTACTGCCTCTTCTTCACCGGCCACTGCTTCTAGTTCAAAGACGGGCTGTGATTCATCCAGCACTTTTTCATCATCAGCATTCTACTCGGAGGGCGATGGTGGGAAGATCATAAGACATGCTTCTCGGGATGATAGTTTCTTGAAGAGTACCCATAGTGATGGAATGAACCTCCAATTGAATAGTTCTGCATTCAAGCCTGTCCCTGCTTCTG ctagCTTGATTGAGGTTTCTTCAAGGAAAGGCTCCAGGGACCTCAGCCTTCAGAACAAGCTGATGGATCAGATAGACTGGTTACCTGACTCAATAGGAAAGCTTTCTGGCCTTATTACTCTTGACCTGTCGGAAAACCGGATACTCATCTTGCCTAGGACAATTGGTACACTTTCTTCTCTAACAAAACTGGATCTTTGCTCGAATCGGCTTGCTGAACTTCCCGATTCTTGTGGAGATCTTATCAGTCTGCAGTGTTTAGGAGTACGGGGGAATCAGTTGACCACATTGCCCGCAAGTTTTGGCAGATTGACAAATTTGGTAGAGCTTGACTTGAGCTCCAACAGGCTTTCCATCCTCTCAGATGCAATTGGTAATCTGAGTTCTTTGAGGAAGTTAATTGTTGAGGCAAACGATTTAGAGGAACTTCCCTATACTATTGGCAATTGTACTTCTCTTGTGGAGCTCCGAGTTGATTATAACCGCCTAAAAGCCCTTCCTGAAGCTATCGGAAGGCTCGGGTCTTTAGAGATTCTCTCCATTCGCTATAACAATATTAAAGGATTCCCTACCTCCATGGCATCTATGCTGAAACTGAAGGAGCTTGATGCTAGTTTTAATGAGCTTGAGTTGATACCTGAGAGCTTGTGTCTAGCTACAAACCTTGTCAAATTGAATATTGGGAATAATTTTGCTGATCTACAATCATTGCCGCGTGCCATTGGTAATCTTGAAATGCTGGAAGAGTTGGATATAAGCAACAATCAGATACAGGTCCTTCCAGACTCATTTGGTATGCTTACACATCTCCATGTGCTTTATGCTGAAGAAAACCCATTAGAAGTGCCTCCGAGGCATATAGTCGGAATGGGTGCAGAG GCTGTAGTGCACTACATGGGTGAGTTTGTCGCAAAGAGGGACCTCAAGACTCAATCAGTAAAGACTGCAAAGACTTGGGCTCCATGTTGCTTTTCCTCCAGGCCTACGAGAAAGAAGCATGATATTCTAGACCATTTAAAAGCTTGA
- the LOC120261363 gene encoding plant intracellular Ras-group-related LRR protein 4-like isoform X2: MGFVSQSLDEIVDEIMRTLRSLPPRPGGEDVEAAMELVRNVDREEQSRIDAIARQRKSFEVPDDLFFVLQEMQRSLVFSQCKDQKREALKLLDLENVHQLFDELIQRASKCIPIPTAVVASAASTAPPSTGSNGSSTTSLSTASSSPATASSSKTGCDSSSTFSSSAFYSEGDGGKIIRHASRDDSFLKSTHSDGMNLQLNSSAFKPVPASGEVTEKLSLIKLASLIEVSSRKGSRDLSLQNKLMDQIDWLPDSIGKLSGLITLDLSENRILILPRTIGTLSSLTKLDLCSNRLAELPDSCGDLISLQCLGVRGNQLTTLPASFGRLTNLVELDLSSNRLSILSDAIGNLSSLRKLIVEANDLEELPYTIGNCTSLVELRVDYNRLKALPEAIGRLGSLEILSIRYNNIKGFPTSMASMLKLKELDASFNELELIPESLCLATNLVKLNIGNNFADLQSLPRAIGNLEMLEELDISNNQIQVLPDSFGMLTHLHVLYAEENPLEVPPRHIVGMGAEAVVHYMGEFVAKRDLKTQSVKTAKTWAPCCFSSRPTRKKHDILDHLKA, from the exons ATGGGATTCGTTTCGCAGTCTCTGGACGAGATCGTCGACGAGATCATGCGAACGCTCCGGTCACTCCCTCCGAGGCCCGGCGGTGAAGATGTTGAGGCCGCAATGGAGCTTGTGCGCAATGTGGACAGAGAGGAGCAGTCACGGATCGACGCCATTGCAAGGCAGAGAAAGTCCTTCGAAGTCCCCGACGACCTCTTCTTTGTGCTTCAGGAGATGCAGCGGAGCTTGGTCTTCTCACAGTGCAAGGATCAGAAGAGGGAAGCTCTCAAGTTGCTTGATCTTGAGAATGTCCATCAGttgtttgatgaattgattCAGAGAGCCTCCAAGTGTATTCCTATACCTACCGCTGTCGTTGCTTCTGCTGCTAGTACTGCTCCTCCTTCTACTGGGTCTAATGGTAGCTCAACTACATCACTGTCTACTGCCTCTTCTTCACCGGCCACTGCTTCTAGTTCAAAGACGGGCTGTGATTCATCCAGCACTTTTTCATCATCAGCATTCTACTCGGAGGGCGATGGTGGGAAGATCATAAGACATGCTTCTCGGGATGATAGTTTCTTGAAGAGTACCCATAGTGATGGAATGAACCTCCAATTGAATAGTTCTGCATTCAAGCCTGTCCCTGCTTCTG GAGAAGTCACTGAGAAATTGagtttaataaaattagctagCTTGATTGAGGTTTCTTCAAGGAAAGGCTCCAGGGACCTCAGCCTTCAGAACAAGCTGATGGATCAGATAGACTGGTTACCTGACTCAATAGGAAAGCTTTCTGGCCTTATTACTCTTGACCTGTCGGAAAACCGGATACTCATCTTGCCTAGGACAATTGGTACACTTTCTTCTCTAACAAAACTGGATCTTTGCTCGAATCGGCTTGCTGAACTTCCCGATTCTTGTGGAGATCTTATCAGTCTGCAGTGTTTAGGAGTACGGGGGAATCAGTTGACCACATTGCCCGCAAGTTTTGGCAGATTGACAAATTTGGTAGAGCTTGACTTGAGCTCCAACAGGCTTTCCATCCTCTCAGATGCAATTGGTAATCTGAGTTCTTTGAGGAAGTTAATTGTTGAGGCAAACGATTTAGAGGAACTTCCCTATACTATTGGCAATTGTACTTCTCTTGTGGAGCTCCGAGTTGATTATAACCGCCTAAAAGCCCTTCCTGAAGCTATCGGAAGGCTCGGGTCTTTAGAGATTCTCTCCATTCGCTATAACAATATTAAAGGATTCCCTACCTCCATGGCATCTATGCTGAAACTGAAGGAGCTTGATGCTAGTTTTAATGAGCTTGAGTTGATACCTGAGAGCTTGTGTCTAGCTACAAACCTTGTCAAATTGAATATTGGGAATAATTTTGCTGATCTACAATCATTGCCGCGTGCCATTGGTAATCTTGAAATGCTGGAAGAGTTGGATATAAGCAACAATCAGATACAGGTCCTTCCAGACTCATTTGGTATGCTTACACATCTCCATGTGCTTTATGCTGAAGAAAACCCATTAGAAGTGCCTCCGAGGCATATAGTCGGAATGGGTGCAGAG GCTGTAGTGCACTACATGGGTGAGTTTGTCGCAAAGAGGGACCTCAAGACTCAATCAGTAAAGACTGCAAAGACTTGGGCTCCATGTTGCTTTTCCTCCAGGCCTACGAGAAAGAAGCATGATATTCTAGACCATTTAAAAGCTTGA